One region of Pseudomonas alvandae genomic DNA includes:
- a CDS encoding sensor histidine kinase yields the protein MTQAALMSPVPEPGHMPSAEQASRLGLEQAFSLFNQMSSQLTDSYSLLEARVTELKGELAVVSAQRMQELAEKERLANRLQNLLDLLPGGVIVIDEHGFVREANPAACELLGLPLEGELWRHVIARCFAPREDDGHEISLKDGRRLSISTRSLDAEPGQLVLLNDLTETRHLQDQLARHERLSSLGRMVASLAHQIRTPLSAALLYASHLTEQQLPMDTQQRFAGRLKERLHELEHQVRDMLVFARGELPLTDRVTPKALLQSLQAAALTHVQDLPIRWQCDSHVGEVLCNRDTLVGAVLNLIENAIQASGGDVRLKVHLYTRGSTLRLCVSDSGSGIDPAVLTRLGEPFFTTKATGTGLGLTVVKAVARAHQGELLLRSRLGRGTCALIVLPLFSSAPGVE from the coding sequence ATGACCCAAGCCGCCCTGATGTCGCCTGTCCCCGAGCCGGGACACATGCCGTCCGCCGAACAGGCTAGCCGGCTTGGACTTGAACAGGCGTTTTCGCTGTTTAACCAGATGTCCAGCCAGTTGACTGATTCCTACAGCCTGCTTGAAGCCCGGGTGACCGAGCTCAAGGGGGAGCTGGCGGTGGTCAGCGCCCAGCGCATGCAGGAGTTGGCGGAAAAGGAACGCCTGGCCAATCGGCTGCAAAATCTCCTCGATCTCTTGCCTGGCGGCGTCATCGTCATCGATGAGCACGGTTTCGTGCGCGAAGCCAACCCGGCGGCGTGCGAGCTGCTCGGCCTGCCCCTGGAGGGCGAGCTTTGGCGGCACGTCATCGCCCGCTGCTTCGCCCCTCGCGAAGACGACGGCCACGAAATCTCTCTCAAGGATGGTCGGCGTCTCTCTATTTCGACCCGTTCGCTGGATGCCGAGCCTGGGCAGTTGGTGCTGCTCAATGACCTGACTGAAACCCGTCACCTGCAAGACCAGCTTGCCCGCCACGAGCGCTTGTCTTCCCTAGGGCGGATGGTGGCGTCGCTGGCCCATCAGATCCGCACGCCACTGTCCGCCGCGTTGCTCTACGCCAGTCATCTGACGGAGCAGCAACTGCCGATGGACACCCAGCAGCGCTTTGCTGGCCGCTTGAAAGAACGCCTGCATGAGCTGGAGCACCAGGTGCGCGACATGCTGGTGTTCGCCCGGGGCGAGTTGCCGTTGACCGACCGCGTGACACCCAAGGCGTTGCTGCAATCCTTGCAGGCCGCAGCGTTGACCCATGTGCAGGATCTGCCGATCCGCTGGCAGTGCGACAGCCATGTGGGCGAGGTCTTGTGCAACCGTGACACCTTGGTGGGCGCGGTATTGAACCTGATTGAAAATGCGATCCAGGCCAGCGGCGGTGACGTCCGGTTGAAGGTTCATCTGTACACCCGTGGCAGCACGTTGCGCCTGTGTGTCAGCGACAGCGGCAGTGGCATCGATCCAGCCGTATTGACCCGCCTGGGCGAACCGTTTTTTACCACCAAGGCCACTGGGACAGGCTTGGGCCTGACCGTGGTCAAGGCTGTGGCGCGTGCCCATCAGGGAGAATTGCTGCTGCGCTCGCGGCTGGGGCGTGGCACTTGTGCGCTGATCGTCCTGCCGCTGTTTTCCAGTGCGCCAGGGGTGGAGTGA